The genomic interval AGTTCGGCGGCGATGTCGTCGAGGTGGAGCACCCGGGCGCCGGTGCCGGCCACCAGCTCGGCGTGGGCCGAGCCGGTGAGCACGATCCCGGCGCCGGTGTCGGTCAGCACCCAGGTCGCCCAGTCCCGAGGGTGGTCCGGGCTCAGCGGCAGGTAGCCGGCACCCGCCTTCCAGACGCCGAGCAGCGCGACGACCAGGTCGACGCCGCGGGGCAGGCAGACCCCGACCAGCGTGTCGGGCCCGGCACCGAGGCCGCGCAGGTACCGGGCCAGCCGGTTGGCCCGGCGGTCCAGTTCGGCGTACGTCACCTCGACGTCGCCGGCCAGCACGGCGACCGCGTCGGGCGTGGCCGCCACCTGGCGGGCGACCAGCGCCGGCAGGATGTTGGCGGACCCGGCGACGCTCGCCGGCCCGCTGGAGTCGCCGACCAGGTCAGTCCGGCTTCGATCGGGGTTCATGGGTGCTCCTCACCTCGTTGCGGGGGCGGTCAGCTCTGCGCTGCCGCCATCCGCTGGCGCAGGCTCAGCGGGCGCATGTCGGTCCAGACCTCGCCGATCCGGGCGAGGCAGTCGGCACGCGGGCCCTCGGTGCCCTCGGCGTGCCAGCCCGCCGGCAGATCCCGGTCGGCGGGCCAGATGGAGTACTGCTCCTCGTCGTTGCGGACCACCCGGTACACCCGGTCGTCGGTCTGCTCGTCAGCCATCGGAACTCCTTGTGGTTGGTCGAGGCTCCGGCCGGGGCCGGATCACCTGGGATAGGCGGTGCCGCCGGTGGCGGGCAGGAAGTCGTCGACGCGGATGCCGAGGCCCCGCTCGACGGCGGCGGCCCGGACGAACTCCGCGAGGGCGATGTCCAGGGCGCCGAGGCCGAACGGCGAGAAGACCACCATCCGGCCGGGATCGCGGCGGAAGCCGCCGGTGCCGCGCAGGATCTGACCGATCGGCGCGTCGATGAAGTCGCGGTGCCCGACCTGCTGTTCGGTCAGGTGCAGCGAGGTCCGTTCCCGGCAGACGTGGTCGACGTCGTCGACCACGTTCTGGCTGGCCAGGATCGTCGCCGGGGTCAGGTCGCGCAGCGAGACGTGCAGCACGAGCGTGCCGGGGCGGGCCGGGCCGAGGTCGAGGTGCGGCTCGGCCGCCGTGGTGGCGATCGAGACCAGGTCGTGCGCCGCGACGGCCCGGCCGGCGTCGGCGGCCAGCGTCACGTGCAGGGTCGGCGAGAGGTCCGCGCACTGCCGGGCGAACGCCGCCGCCCGGGTGCAGTCGCTGTCGAAGAGGGTCACCTCGGTCAGCGTCGGCAGCGCGGCGAGCAGGAAGCGCAGCACCTCGAGGTTGATCACGCCGCAGCCGATCAGCGTCACCCCGCTCGGCCCGGGCTCGCGGACCAGCAGCCGGGCCGCCAGCGCGGCACTGGCCGCGGTCCGCTTGGCGGAGATCACCGAGCCTTCGAGCAGCGCCGTCGGCGCTCCGGTGTCCAGGTCGTTGATCACGATCGAGGCGCTGGCCCGGGCCAGCCCGGAGGCGATGTTCCCCGGCCAGGAGGCGATCCACTTCATCCCGGCGGCCGGCGACTTCCCGCCGACGTACGCGGGCAGCCCGATGATCCGGTTGCGCGGCTGGTCGGGAAAGCGGAGGAAGATCGAGTGCGGTACCGCGGTGGCACCCTCGTCGTGCAACCGGTACGCCTCGCCGACCAGCTCGATCAGCGCGAGTTCGCGCTCGGCGAGGATCTGCCGCACGTCGTCATGTCGAAGGATCAGCATCAGGCCTGATCACCCACCGGAGGCTTCCTTCCAGAGGTGCGAAACTTCACCGAAGCGGCTCCGTACCCAGTCGTCGGAATAGATCGTGTCGAGGTAGCGGTCGCCACCGTCGGGGAAGATGAGCACGCACTTCGCGTCCTCGGGGATGCTCGGAACGCGCCGCTCCAGGGCCGCCACGGTGGCCCCGGAGGAGCCGCCGGCCAGGATCGCCTCCCGGGCGGTGAGCCGGCGGCAGGCGGCGACGCACTCCAGGTCGGTCACGTGGATGACCTCGTCGGCGGCGTCCGGGTCGAAGAGTCCCGGCCGCAGCGACGCGCCGTGCCCGGGAAGCAGCCGCTCGATCGGCTGCTGCCCCTCGAAGAT from Plantactinospora sp. BC1 carries:
- a CDS encoding MbtH family NRPS accessory protein, coding for MADEQTDDRVYRVVRNDEEQYSIWPADRDLPAGWHAEGTEGPRADCLARIGEVWTDMRPLSLRQRMAAAQS
- the sbnB gene encoding 2,3-diaminopropionate biosynthesis protein SbnB; translation: MLILRHDDVRQILAERELALIELVGEAYRLHDEGATAVPHSIFLRFPDQPRNRIIGLPAYVGGKSPAAGMKWIASWPGNIASGLARASASIVINDLDTGAPTALLEGSVISAKRTAASAALAARLLVREPGPSGVTLIGCGVINLEVLRFLLAALPTLTEVTLFDSDCTRAAAFARQCADLSPTLHVTLAADAGRAVAAHDLVSIATTAAEPHLDLGPARPGTLVLHVSLRDLTPATILASQNVVDDVDHVCRERTSLHLTEQQVGHRDFIDAPIGQILRGTGGFRRDPGRMVVFSPFGLGALDIALAEFVRAAAVERGLGIRVDDFLPATGGTAYPR